Proteins co-encoded in one Caldisericota bacterium genomic window:
- a CDS encoding VOC family protein: protein MRIEHVAIWTGDLERLKRFYTKYFNCIAGNKYRNELNDFESYFLSFDNGARLEIMKMPSIPSNLNDSKIQYEGIIHLAISVGSKEKVVEITEKLRSDEYTIVSEPQTTGDGYFESCVLDSDGNRVEITV, encoded by the coding sequence ATGAGAATTGAACATGTTGCAATCTGGACAGGGGATCTAGAGCGTTTAAAAAGATTCTATACTAAATATTTTAACTGTATAGCAGGGAATAAATATCGTAATGAGTTAAATGATTTTGAGTCATATTTTCTATCTTTTGATAATGGTGCTCGTCTTGAAATAATGAAAATGCCATCAATACCTAGCAATTTAAATGATTCCAAGATACAATATGAAGGAATTATTCACCTTGCCATATCAGTTGGTAGTAAAGAAAAGGTGGTTGAAATTACTGAAAAGCTACGATCTGATGAATATACAATTGTAAGCGAACCGCAAACCACAGGCGATGGGTATTTTGAAAGCTGTGTGCTTGATTCAGATGGAAATCGAGTAGAAATAACAGTTTAA